The DNA sequence AGGTCTTACGCCTTCCAAAACTACCACCTCATCTGGGCCACTAAATACCGTCGCAAGGTACTCTTAGGCCCAGTTGAAGTTAGGTTGCTGGAAGTGCTTAAGACGATTGCTAGTCAGAGTGGCTTTCAAGTGTTGACTGCCAGAGTGTATGAGGGGGATTATTTGCATGTATTTGTTTCTGCTCCGCCAAAGGTCGTTATTTCCAGAGATGGTTATTTTGCTAAAGTGTAATTCTGCAAGGGTGCTCTTTGAGGAGTTTCCGCAGATTAAGCTGAGGCTTTGGGGTGGGCATTTTTGGTCGGAGGGCCTGGAGAACGCCCTAAAATATGGACGGTCTCCATTGATGTCTCTCTACTTTGGATTCTACGGTATTCTTCTTTTTAGTATATATGAACCCATAACGGCTTGCCTGTTATGCTGTATGCCGCTTGAAAAATAAGTCTAAAAAATAGAGTGATTAGTCTGTTAAGCTTGGTTCAATTTTTTGGCAATTTAGTTCCTTAGTGGTTCTCTCATGTTGTCGATGATGTTGGTGGACTTTTATGAAGCTCGAAGGGTTGTTTTTATGTTGGTCATTTTTTTACGGCGTTACTTCTTGGGCTGATTAAGACGAACTTTGATTACTCTTAAGCCGTATCAATCGGTTTTGTCTAGACCAGTTTTTTACCATTACGTCTCGGCGAAAAAGTATGATTTGGCATCGACGAATCTGATATTAGTATTCCCTTGTGAATTGGTTTGCTAATTGTATGTTCATACCATTATTCTCCTGATAGTTGCTGCTTTAGGTCAGGTCCTCGGAAGTCGCAAAATAATTCACACTATAATGTTTATACTCTAATCTTAAATACCGCTAAAACCAAATAGCAGACGGTAAACGGTATGACGAGAGCTTTCATAACGGGCATAACAGGTCAAGATGGGTCATATCTAGCCGAGTTTCTGCTTTCAAAAGACTATCAAGTTCATGGCATCATCAGACGGGCCAGTACCTTTAACACAGGCAGAATCGATCACATATATGTTGACCCCCATGAGCCAGAGGCAAGGTTATTTCTACACTACGGCGATCTAGCAGACTCGGAGCAGATAGCAAATATCATACACAGTGCAGAACCCAGCGAAATCTACCATCTGGGTGCTCAAAGCCATGTGAAAGTAAGTTTCAGTATGCCCGAGTATACAGGTAACGTGACGGCGCTAGGAACAACCCGAATTTTAGAGTCCATTAGGCGTAGCGGGAACCACATTAAATTCTATCAGGCATCTAGCAGCGAAATGTTCGGGCGGACTCCCTCGCCGCAGAATGAAGAAAGCCCATTTAACCCAACCAGCCCCTATGCAGTGGCGAAGGTGTATGCCTACTGGATCGCCAAAAACTATCGCCTTGGATACAACATGTTTGCATGCAACGGCATACTATTCAATCATGAATCCCCCCGTCGTGGCGAGATATTTGTTACCCGAAAAATAAGCATGGCGGTGGCGAACATACTGGCTAAAAAACAGAATTTGCTTTATCTGGGAAATATGGATGCCAAACGTGACTGGGGGTATGCTCCAGAATACGTTGAAGTCATGTGGCAGATCCTGCAGCAGCAAAGCCCTGACGACTACGTGGTAGGTACAGGTGAGCAGCATTCAGTTAAGGAATTTGTGGCGGAAGCATTCTCTTATGCTGGGCTTGATTGGGAAAAATATACGCGCATAGACCAAAAATATCTACGGCCAACCGAAACTGAAGACCTAGCTGCAGACAGCCGAAAAATCAAAAGAGTAATCGGCTGGGAACCAAAAATACGCTTCAAAGAGCTAGTTAAGATAATGGTTGACGCCGACATGCGTAAGGCAGGTTTAACTGCAATCGGTGAAGGCGACGAAATAATAAAGAAAAAGTTTCCTAATCGGTGGTGGAAGGTAGATTGAGTAGTTTTTGGGCAAACAAGAAAATTCTCGTAACTGGCGCCGCTGGCTTTTTGGGCTCTCATGTAGTAGATAATCTGGTGCGTAAAAGAGGGGTTGATAAATGCCAAATCAGCTCGACAAGAAGCTCAGATTCTGATTTGCGGGTATTCGATAACTGTGTGAAGGCTGTTGAGGGCACTGACGTTGTTATCCATTTGGCGGCTCGCGTCGGAGGCATCGGTTTCAACCAGAATTTTCCAGGAACTTTATTTTACGATAACATCATTATGGGAACGCAACTCATCGAAGCCTCAAGGATTGCTAGGGTTGAGAAGTTTGTTCAGGTCGGCACTGTTTGCGCTTATCCAAAATACACTCCGGTGCCATTCAAAGAAGATGATATCTGGAATGGTTACCCTGAAGAAACCAACGCACCCTACGGCATAGCTAAAAAAGCGCTCTTGGTTATGGCGCAGGCTTATCGTCGCCAGTATGGGATGAACATCATTTACCTTCTACCCGTGAATCTCTATGGTCCTAAAGACAACTTTAACCCCGACTCATCTCACGTTATCCCCGCTTTAATCAAAAAATTTGTAGACGCAAAAGTCAACGATGAAAAGAAGGTAATTGTATGGGGAACTGGCAATGCTTCTAGGGAGTTTTTGTATGTGGAGGATGCAGCCGAAGGAATTATTTCTGCAGCCGAGAAATACGACAAACCCGAGCCAGTAAACATAGGCGCAGGACGAGAAATTACGATCAAATCATTGGTGGATTTGGTGGTTGAACTCACTGGTTTTAAGGGTCAAGTCATTTGGGATGCCTCAAAGCCAGATGGGCAACCTAGACGCTGTCTAGATGTTACCCGCGCGAAATCTGAGTTTGGGTTTGAAGCAAAAACCGACTTCGTTGAGGGTTTAAAGAAAACAATAGAATGGTATATTGCTAGATTTAGCGGTAACAATTAGAAGCGTTTTAGGTCCCTGAGTACTTCCAGCATGTAAGGATGCAAACCCTCAGGAGGAACCTTAAAGAGACCATGAGTAGAATGCTCAGAATCGACAATGATTGTAGTTCCTTTCGATTGGCAGAAGTAGACTATCGTTATATCATGTCTTTCGGGAAAAACTCTCGAATATACATTAACCAACCGAAAACTATCAATTTCAAGTCCTGTTTCCTCCAGAATCTCTCGACGCAGAGTATCCTCGAGTGATTCCCCACGTTTGATTCTGCCACCTGGAAACCACCACTCACCCTTAACCGGCGGATTGTTTCTTTTCATGTAAAGCAATGCGTCGCCTACTTTTATGACTGCTTCAACCGATGAAATCGGCATTACCTTTGATATTTGTTCGTAGAGTGCTGAAGAGATAAAACTTGATTCCGGAAGAGTCATGGCATTCACTTGTTTATGTGTTGCAATTGCTCACCCAGCCTCTGGATTTAAGTATACCGAATGTCATTCGGCATAAGCCAACGATAACTGTTTGATATCCTTTTAATCTGGTTGAGTTATTTTACCGCAACCGATAAACCAGCCTATAGGTTCCTTACTGAGAAACGGGTACTTCAATGAGTAAGGCTGGGGATATTGCTAAGGTTTCAGCGAAGGGCAGCTTCCATGTTCTATGGGGCCTAGTTATCTCTACAATCATCAGCTCCCTAGGAACCATATTTATCGCCCGGCTGCTGGGCTCTGACCTTTACGGGTTATATACCGTAGTATTGACGGTTCCAACCATCATCCAGGTTTTCAGGGATTGGGGAATAAATTCCGCCATGGTCCGCTTTACTGCGCAGTTTCGTGCAGAGGGAAGATTTGACGAAGTACGAAGTATATTCTTAATCGGCATCATCTTTGAGGTTTCCGTGGGCTTGGCTCTTTCCCTTTTTTCCTTCTTTTCCGCAGATTTCTTAGCCGCCAGCATCTTCAATCGCCCGGTTATCGCCCCTTTGATCCAAATCGTTTCCTTTTCGATCCTGGCAAGTGGTCTGATTGCGGCGGCAACTGCAGCTTTCACAGGGTATGAGCGGCTGGAATTCAACAGTGTTATGCTTGTCTTTCAAAGCGTCATAAAAACCGGCGTCATAATTGCGTTGGTTATTTTGGGCTTCGGTACAGCTGGAGCCGCAATAGGTTACACCGTAAGTACCGCAGTTGCCGGCATTATCGGTGTTATATTAATCGGTGTTATCTACCGGCAGCTTCCAAAGCCATCGACTCGTAAGCTTGAACTCAAAGCATACTTTTCAACGATGTTAACGTACTGTCTGCCGCTGTCTTTTGCGACAATTATAACTGCGCTTCTTCCCCAATTTTACGCTTTTCTGTTGCCTATTCATTACGTAACCGATAACGTGGCAATTGGCAACTATGGAATTGCACTGAATTTTGTGGTCCTGATCTCTT is a window from the Candidatus Bathyarchaeota archaeon genome containing:
- a CDS encoding GDP-L-fucose synthase — translated: MSSFWANKKILVTGAAGFLGSHVVDNLVRKRGVDKCQISSTRSSDSDLRVFDNCVKAVEGTDVVIHLAARVGGIGFNQNFPGTLFYDNIIMGTQLIEASRIARVEKFVQVGTVCAYPKYTPVPFKEDDIWNGYPEETNAPYGIAKKALLVMAQAYRRQYGMNIIYLLPVNLYGPKDNFNPDSSHVIPALIKKFVDAKVNDEKKVIVWGTGNASREFLYVEDAAEGIISAAEKYDKPEPVNIGAGREITIKSLVDLVVELTGFKGQVIWDASKPDGQPRRCLDVTRAKSEFGFEAKTDFVEGLKKTIEWYIARFSGNN
- a CDS encoding NUDIX hydrolase, whose product is MTLPESSFISSALYEQISKVMPISSVEAVIKVGDALLYMKRNNPPVKGEWWFPGGRIKRGESLEDTLRREILEETGLEIDSFRLVNVYSRVFPERHDITIVYFCQSKGTTIIVDSEHSTHGLFKVPPEGLHPYMLEVLRDLKRF
- the gmd gene encoding GDP-mannose 4,6-dehydratase; its protein translation is MTRAFITGITGQDGSYLAEFLLSKDYQVHGIIRRASTFNTGRIDHIYVDPHEPEARLFLHYGDLADSEQIANIIHSAEPSEIYHLGAQSHVKVSFSMPEYTGNVTALGTTRILESIRRSGNHIKFYQASSSEMFGRTPSPQNEESPFNPTSPYAVAKVYAYWIAKNYRLGYNMFACNGILFNHESPRRGEIFVTRKISMAVANILAKKQNLLYLGNMDAKRDWGYAPEYVEVMWQILQQQSPDDYVVGTGEQHSVKEFVAEAFSYAGLDWEKYTRIDQKYLRPTETEDLAADSRKIKRVIGWEPKIRFKELVKIMVDADMRKAGLTAIGEGDEIIKKKFPNRWWKVD
- a CDS encoding oligosaccharide flippase family protein: MSKAGDIAKVSAKGSFHVLWGLVISTIISSLGTIFIARLLGSDLYGLYTVVLTVPTIIQVFRDWGINSAMVRFTAQFRAEGRFDEVRSIFLIGIIFEVSVGLALSLFSFFSADFLAASIFNRPVIAPLIQIVSFSILASGLIAAATAAFTGYERLEFNSVMLVFQSVIKTGVIIALVILGFGTAGAAIGYTVSTAVAGIIGVILIGVIYRQLPKPSTRKLELKAYFSTMLTYCLPLSFATIITALLPQFYAFLLPIHYVTDNVAIGNYGIALNFVVLISFFIVPISTVMFPAFSKLDAEKDKESLRNIFRFSVKYGSLLVVPPTVLVMCLAEPAVATLFGDTYTTAGLFLALFAIQYLFVAFGNISLSAILIGQGKTGFVLRMAILAGAIGFPLGYALIMSFGVIGLIAATIIFSVPGLIWALIYIKRIFGTTVDWGSSARILLSSAFAGVLTYVVVSQVAFAAWILLLLGAVLYVVAVVPALLLSRSITRADIANLRSMLGGVGALGGLIGKVLSLVERLMALLRV